One genomic window of Aptenodytes patagonicus chromosome 3, bAptPat1.pri.cur, whole genome shotgun sequence includes the following:
- the LOC143158671 gene encoding serine/arginine-rich splicing factor 7-like isoform X2 has protein sequence MSRYGRYETKVYVGNLGTGAGKGELERAFSYYGPLRTVWIARNPPGFAFVEFEDPRDAEDAVLGLDGKIICGSRVRVEVSTGMPRRSRYDRPPARRPFDPNDRCYECGEKGHYAYDCHRYSRRRRSRSRSRSRSRSRGRRYSRSRSRSRGRRSRSASYRRSRSISPRRYRSFSPRRSRSGSLRRSRSRSRSRSRSRSVVWPRSSRSKSRSPSPKRSHSPSGSP, from the exons ATGTCGCGCTACGGGCGTTACG AGACCAAGGTGTACGTGGGGAACCTGGGCACGGGCGCGGGCAAAGGCGAGCTAGAGAGAGCCTTCAGCTACTACGGGCCCCTGAGAACCGTGTGGATCGCGAGGAACCCGCCGGGGTTTGCCTTTGTGGAGTTTGAAGACCCGAGGGATGCTGAAGATGCTGTGCTCGGCCTCGATGGGAA GATAATATGTGGCTCCAGGGTTAGAGTGGAAGTGTCAACAGGGATGCCTCGTCGCTCCCGTTACGACAGGCCTCCTGCACGGCGCCCCTTTGACCCTAATGACAGATGCTATGAGTGTGGTGAGAAAGGCCACTATGCTTATGATTGTCACCGCTATAGTCGCCGAAGGAGGAGCAG GTCCCGGTCTAGATCCCGTTCAAGGTCCCGAGGAAGAAGGTATTCTCGGTCACGCAGTCGGAGTCGCGGTAGGAG ATCAAGGTCAGCTTCTTACCGCAGGTCCAGGTCAATCTCTCCTCGTAGGTATAGATCATTTTCACCACGCAGATCTCGGTCTGGTTCTTTAAGGAGATCAAG ATCTAGGTCCAGATCGCGCTCAAGGTCCCGGTCTGTTGTATGGCCTCGAAGCAG tcGCTCAAAGTCCAGATCACCATCTCCAAAGAGAAG tcattcACCATCAGGAAGCCCTTGA
- the LOC143158671 gene encoding serine/arginine-rich splicing factor 7-like isoform X1, protein MSRYGRYETKVYVGNLGTGAGKGELERAFSYYGPLRTVWIARNPPGFAFVEFEDPRDAEDAVLGLDGKIICGSRVRVEVSTGMPRRSRYDRPPARRPFDPNDRCYECGEKGHYAYDCHRYSRRRRSRSRSRSRSRSRGRRYSRSRSRSRGRRSRSASYRRSRSISPRRYRSFSPRRSRSGSLRRSRSRSRSRSRSRSVVWPRSRSGSHGRSKSGLPAKSRSKSRSPSPKRSHSPSGSP, encoded by the exons ATGTCGCGCTACGGGCGTTACG AGACCAAGGTGTACGTGGGGAACCTGGGCACGGGCGCGGGCAAAGGCGAGCTAGAGAGAGCCTTCAGCTACTACGGGCCCCTGAGAACCGTGTGGATCGCGAGGAACCCGCCGGGGTTTGCCTTTGTGGAGTTTGAAGACCCGAGGGATGCTGAAGATGCTGTGCTCGGCCTCGATGGGAA GATAATATGTGGCTCCAGGGTTAGAGTGGAAGTGTCAACAGGGATGCCTCGTCGCTCCCGTTACGACAGGCCTCCTGCACGGCGCCCCTTTGACCCTAATGACAGATGCTATGAGTGTGGTGAGAAAGGCCACTATGCTTATGATTGTCACCGCTATAGTCGCCGAAGGAGGAGCAG GTCCCGGTCTAGATCCCGTTCAAGGTCCCGAGGAAGAAGGTATTCTCGGTCACGCAGTCGGAGTCGCGGTAGGAG ATCAAGGTCAGCTTCTTACCGCAGGTCCAGGTCAATCTCTCCTCGTAGGTATAGATCATTTTCACCACGCAGATCTCGGTCTGGTTCTTTAAGGAGATCAAG ATCTAGGTCCAGATCGCGCTCAAGGTCCCGGTCTGTTGTATGGCCTCGAAGCAG GTCTGGGTCCCATGGTAGATCTAAATCTGGCTTACCTGCTAAAAG tcGCTCAAAGTCCAGATCACCATCTCCAAAGAGAAG tcattcACCATCAGGAAGCCCTTGA